The Acinetobacter sp. GSS19 genome includes a region encoding these proteins:
- the recN gene encoding DNA repair protein RecN — protein sequence MLTHLTLINFALAEHLAVDIESGFNVLTGETGAGKSLLLDALSACLGERTDTNYVRYGADKADVTAIFSYHEQSPEAQWLATHELADESGEIHLRRVIFATGRSKAWINGRPSSLAELKEISRLLVQLYSQHSQQQLLEPPYPKHWLDRYSNFYQPAQDVREAYSSWQKQIRQHQAALDAQATRKQRIETLEVQLEELEELIQIDYPEIEQEFDRLSHHESIMQDCAYSLNILDEAEPNITQEIASILRRLEQHSGRSEQLAEIYTSLLNAQSEIEDATANLRQFIDRQSFDPERMEQLNTQLEMFHRLARKYRTQPELLKQHYEDWQTELEQLHQLEDPKTLAEQVAVAYQDFMTKAQHLDEIRRAAAVPLAKQLTEQVKQLALPEAYFEFKFESLEQPCAEGLSFIQLLFTANKGIPPQPLARVASGGELSRIALVMQVMNAEKTEAEVLVFDEIDVGISGGTAEIVGRLLAGLGQHVQILCITHQAQVAAQSDQHLLVKKLQTDPASSTIVELDETQKILELARMTGGIEINETTLQHAKQLRQLKFQHA from the coding sequence ATGCTGACCCATTTAACTCTGATCAATTTTGCCCTTGCTGAACATCTAGCTGTTGATATTGAATCAGGTTTTAACGTGCTCACCGGTGAGACAGGGGCCGGTAAATCCTTATTGTTGGATGCACTATCTGCCTGTTTAGGCGAGCGTACCGACACCAATTATGTGCGTTATGGTGCCGACAAGGCCGATGTCACGGCAATCTTTAGCTATCATGAACAGAGTCCGGAAGCCCAGTGGTTGGCCACGCATGAACTGGCTGATGAATCGGGAGAAATTCATTTACGTCGGGTCATTTTTGCCACAGGACGTAGCAAAGCCTGGATCAATGGTCGCCCCAGCAGTCTGGCCGAACTCAAGGAAATCAGTCGTTTGTTGGTACAACTCTATAGCCAGCATAGCCAACAACAGCTGCTTGAACCCCCTTATCCTAAACATTGGCTAGACCGTTACAGCAACTTTTATCAACCTGCACAAGACGTACGCGAGGCTTACAGCAGTTGGCAAAAACAGATTCGCCAGCATCAGGCAGCCCTAGATGCACAAGCCACCCGTAAACAGCGGATTGAAACCCTGGAAGTCCAGCTCGAAGAGCTTGAAGAACTGATCCAGATCGATTACCCGGAGATCGAACAAGAGTTTGACCGGCTCAGCCATCATGAAAGCATCATGCAGGATTGTGCCTACAGCTTGAATATTCTGGATGAAGCGGAACCGAATATTACTCAGGAAATCGCCTCGATTCTGCGACGCCTCGAACAGCATAGCGGACGCAGTGAACAACTGGCGGAAATCTACACCTCCTTGCTGAATGCACAAAGTGAGATTGAGGATGCAACGGCAAACTTACGCCAGTTTATTGACCGGCAAAGTTTTGATCCGGAACGCATGGAACAGCTGAACACACAGCTAGAAATGTTTCATCGTCTGGCGCGTAAATACCGCACCCAGCCTGAATTGTTAAAGCAACACTATGAGGACTGGCAAACCGAACTGGAACAGCTGCATCAGCTCGAAGATCCCAAAACCTTGGCAGAGCAGGTTGCAGTCGCTTATCAGGACTTTATGACCAAGGCACAGCATCTGGATGAGATTCGTCGTGCTGCCGCAGTACCTCTGGCCAAGCAATTAACTGAACAGGTCAAACAGCTCGCCTTACCTGAAGCTTATTTTGAATTTAAGTTTGAATCTCTTGAACAACCTTGTGCTGAAGGTCTCAGCTTTATCCAGCTTTTGTTTACCGCCAATAAGGGTATTCCTCCACAACCGCTGGCACGCGTCGCTTCTGGTGGGGAACTTTCCCGTATTGCCTTGGTGATGCAGGTGATGAATGCAGAAAAAACCGAAGCTGAGGTTTTGGTCTTTGATGAAATTGATGTCGGGATCAGTGGTGGCACGGCTGAAATTGTTGGACGTCTGTTGGCGGGTCTGGGGCAACACGTGCAAATTCTTTGTATCACCCATCAGGCTCAGGTAGCGGCACAATCAGACCAGCATTTGCTGGTGAAAAAACTGCAGACCGATCCAGCGAGCAGCACGATTGTTGAACTGGATGAAACGCAAAAAATTCTGGAACTGGCCCGCATGACTGGTGGTATTGAAATCAATGAGACGACCTTACAACATGCCAAACAGCTGCGTCAGCTCAAGTTTCAGCATGCCTAA
- the tpiA gene encoding triose-phosphate isomerase gives MSGSTIIPWVVGNWKMNPMQANAKQLVQEFKQLLAQHDIPAAQCHLAVAPVTIALTTVQTALADAARPVHVVAQDVSRIAGTGAYTGEVSAELLKDSAIDYVLIGHSERREIFADDVAAVQAKIKNALTAGLTVIYCVGESLEQREQGIADQVVLQQICDVATVISAEQWQQQMIIAYEPIWAIGTGKTASPQDAQAMHAKIREGLTQITPAGQQIAILYGGSVKPENAAELAACPDINGALVGGASLNAESFYQIARAFADNK, from the coding sequence ATGTCGGGTTCGACTATTATTCCTTGGGTTGTCGGCAATTGGAAAATGAACCCAATGCAAGCGAATGCCAAACAACTTGTTCAAGAATTCAAACAATTACTCGCCCAGCATGATATTCCAGCTGCACAATGTCATCTTGCTGTGGCACCCGTCACGATTGCTTTAACCACTGTTCAGACGGCATTGGCTGATGCAGCACGTCCCGTACATGTGGTTGCACAAGATGTATCGCGTATTGCAGGTACAGGAGCATATACCGGTGAGGTGAGTGCAGAACTGCTGAAAGACAGCGCGATTGACTATGTGTTGATTGGCCACTCTGAGCGTCGTGAAATTTTTGCGGATGATGTTGCTGCTGTGCAGGCCAAAATTAAAAATGCTTTAACGGCTGGCTTGACCGTGATTTATTGTGTGGGTGAAAGTCTGGAGCAGCGTGAGCAGGGTATTGCTGATCAGGTGGTATTGCAACAGATTTGTGACGTAGCTACTGTGATCAGTGCTGAGCAATGGCAGCAACAGATGATCATTGCTTATGAACCGATCTGGGCGATTGGTACGGGTAAAACCGCTTCTCCGCAGGATGCCCAGGCGATGCATGCCAAAATCCGTGAAGGACTGACGCAGATTACACCAGCAGGACAACAGATTGCGATTCTCTATGGTGGTAGTGTTAAACCAGAAAATGCAGCAGAATTGGCAGCGTGTCCAGATATTAATGGTGCATTGGTCGGTGGTGCATCATTAAATGCTGAATCATTTTACCAAATTGCCCGTGCATTTGCAGATAACAAATAA
- a CDS encoding YqgE/AlgH family protein — MTKQYLMHRCLIAPPDLADENFANTVIYVARHDADGAQGIIINRPSGIQIKELLNDLDIDADNVQPHEVLQGGPLRPEAGFVLHTGQPTWHSSIAVGENVCITTSKDILDAIAHNEGVGRYQIALGYASWGKHQLEEEIARGDWLICDADMDLIFNLPYSDRWDAAYKKMGVDRTWLASEIGHA, encoded by the coding sequence GTGACAAAACAATATCTGATGCATCGTTGTCTGATTGCCCCACCCGACTTGGCCGATGAAAACTTTGCCAACACCGTGATTTATGTGGCCCGACATGATGCAGATGGTGCGCAAGGCATTATTATTAACCGGCCATCGGGCATCCAGATTAAAGAACTATTGAATGATCTGGATATTGATGCCGACAATGTGCAACCGCATGAAGTGTTGCAAGGTGGCCCTTTACGTCCAGAAGCGGGTTTTGTCCTGCATACTGGTCAACCAACCTGGCATTCTTCCATTGCCGTAGGTGAGAATGTCTGTATCACCACCAGTAAAGATATTCTGGATGCGATTGCGCATAATGAAGGGGTTGGACGCTATCAGATCGCTTTAGGCTATGCCAGCTGGGGCAAACACCAACTGGAAGAAGAAATCGCACGCGGTGACTGGCTGATCTGTGATGCCGACATGGATCTGATTTTTAATTTACCGTACAGCGACCGTTGGGACGCCGCCTATAAAAAAATGGGCGTTGACCGTACCTGGCTGGCTTCAGAGATCGGTCATGCCTGA
- the pilB gene encoding type IV-A pilus assembly ATPase PilB: MSVLQGFPKFTGFIRRLVEEHHISAEDMQTAVENAKKAKRDIVAYLIEHHGISPLILADTISREFGEPLFDLAVYDAGLLPRDLVEDKLLTKHHIAPLFKRGNTLYVATSNPTNIEALDAIRFNSKLNIESVIVEYDKLSQLLSKQFTEEDTFNFDGEELDIDIDDSSQSDDDDDDGPQGDEAPIVKYINKLLVDAIRMGASDLHFEPYEKIYRVRYRVDGVLRQIATPPLQLANRLASRLKVMSQMDISEKRIPQDGRIKLKLSKTKAIDFRVNSLPTLFGEKLVLRILDPSSAMLGIDALGYEPDQKALFMEALEKPQGMLLITGPTGSGKTVSLYTGLNILNREDTNISTAEDPVEINLEGINQVNVNNKVGLTFSAALKSFLRQDPDIIMVGEIRDLETAEIAIKAAQTGHMVMSTLHTNSAPETLTRLRNMGVPSFNIATSVNLVIAQRLARRLCSQCKAPVEVPQNSLLEMGFTEEDLANPEFKLYQPVGCSECREGYKGRVGIYEVMKVTPEISKIIMEDGNALEIAAASTKLGFDNLRRSGLKKVMQGVTSLQEVNRVTSE; this comes from the coding sequence ATGTCAGTATTGCAAGGATTTCCTAAATTTACAGGATTTATTCGTCGATTAGTCGAGGAACATCATATCTCAGCTGAAGATATGCAAACTGCTGTCGAAAATGCCAAAAAGGCCAAACGAGATATTGTCGCCTACCTCATTGAGCATCATGGTATTTCACCTCTCATTCTTGCCGATACCATTTCACGCGAATTTGGCGAGCCGCTGTTCGACCTTGCAGTTTATGATGCAGGCTTACTACCTCGCGATCTGGTTGAAGACAAACTGCTGACCAAACATCATATTGCACCGCTGTTTAAACGTGGCAATACCTTGTATGTCGCAACCAGCAACCCAACCAATATCGAAGCACTCGATGCCATCCGCTTCAATAGCAAACTGAACATTGAATCAGTCATTGTTGAATATGACAAACTGAGTCAACTGCTCAGCAAACAGTTCACCGAAGAAGATACCTTTAATTTTGATGGTGAAGAGCTCGATATTGATATTGATGATTCATCACAATCTGATGATGACGATGATGACGGCCCACAAGGTGATGAAGCTCCGATTGTCAAATACATCAACAAACTATTGGTTGATGCCATCCGTATGGGGGCTTCGGATCTGCATTTTGAACCGTATGAAAAAATCTATCGGGTGCGTTACCGAGTCGATGGAGTCTTGCGTCAGATCGCAACGCCTCCATTACAATTGGCGAACCGTCTGGCTTCACGTTTAAAAGTCATGTCACAAATGGACATTTCGGAGAAACGGATTCCTCAAGATGGCCGTATCAAACTGAAATTATCCAAAACCAAAGCGATTGATTTCCGTGTCAACTCCCTTCCGACGCTATTTGGGGAGAAACTGGTTCTACGTATTCTCGATCCATCCAGTGCCATGCTAGGGATTGATGCGCTAGGTTATGAACCCGATCAAAAAGCCCTGTTTATGGAAGCGCTGGAAAAACCGCAAGGCATGTTATTGATTACCGGTCCGACGGGTTCCGGTAAAACTGTTTCTTTATATACCGGCTTGAATATCCTCAATCGTGAGGACACCAACATTTCCACGGCGGAAGATCCCGTCGAAATTAACCTCGAAGGCATTAACCAGGTCAATGTAAACAATAAAGTAGGGCTAACCTTTTCTGCAGCATTAAAATCTTTCTTACGTCAGGATCCGGACATTATCATGGTCGGTGAGATTCGTGATCTGGAAACCGCAGAAATCGCGATTAAGGCGGCACAGACCGGTCACATGGTGATGTCGACACTGCATACCAATAGTGCACCCGAAACGCTGACCCGTTTACGTAACATGGGTGTCCCTTCTTTCAATATCGCCACTTCGGTTAATCTGGTGATTGCGCAACGTTTGGCACGTCGGTTATGCAGTCAATGCAAGGCTCCGGTCGAGGTTCCTCAAAATAGCCTGCTCGAAATGGGCTTCACTGAAGAAGATCTAGCTAATCCGGAATTTAAACTCTACCAACCGGTGGGTTGTTCAGAGTGTCGCGAAGGTTATAAAGGCCGGGTCGGGATTTATGAGGTCATGAAAGTGACCCCTGAGATTTCAAAGATTATCATGGAAGATGGCAATGCGTTGGAAATTGCAGCGGCATCGACAAAATTGGGGTTTGATAATCTGCGACGTTCAGGCTTAAAAAAAGTCATGCAAGGGGTCACTTCACTACAAGAAGTGAACCGTGTGACCAGTGAATAA
- the coaE gene encoding dephospho-CoA kinase (Dephospho-CoA kinase (CoaE) performs the final step in coenzyme A biosynthesis.), whose translation MGFILGLTGGIGSGKSAASAWFETQGIHVVDADVVAREVVQVGQVTLDNIRLAFGDWVLLDNGELDRTALRNHIFQFPEARQVLNQITHPAIRASIIQQLQQASSPYVILVSPLLFETNQHEMTDHNLLIDTSEEIQILRASSRDGQTPEQIRQIIAAQMSRQQKIAMADDIVTNDGHIEHLYSQLMPLHELYLLRAEKHH comes from the coding sequence ATGGGTTTTATTTTGGGACTGACCGGCGGAATCGGCAGCGGCAAATCAGCCGCGAGTGCATGGTTTGAAACCCAAGGAATTCATGTGGTGGATGCAGACGTGGTCGCACGTGAAGTCGTTCAGGTCGGTCAGGTCACGCTCGACAATATCCGTCTAGCATTTGGCGACTGGGTGTTACTCGATAATGGTGAGCTCGACCGGACGGCCTTACGCAATCATATTTTCCAGTTTCCGGAAGCCCGTCAAGTTCTGAACCAGATTACCCATCCGGCTATTCGTGCCTCCATCATTCAGCAATTACAACAGGCAAGCAGCCCTTATGTGATTCTGGTTTCTCCGCTGCTATTTGAAACCAATCAGCATGAAATGACGGATCATAACCTGCTGATCGATACCAGTGAAGAAATCCAGATCCTGCGTGCCAGTAGCCGTGATGGTCAGACACCTGAACAGATCCGCCAGATTATTGCGGCACAAATGTCACGTCAGCAAAAAATTGCCATGGCAGATGATATTGTGACCAATGATGGCCATATTGAACATCTTTATTCACAATTAATGCCCTTGCATGAGCTGTATCTGCTCCGAGCAGAGAAACATCACTGA
- the ppnP gene encoding pyrimidine/purine nucleoside phosphorylase, giving the protein MSSAQFDHVSVVKKSNVYFGGMCISHTVQFEDGTKKTLGVILPTEQPLTFETHVPERMEIISGECRVKIADSETSELFRAGQSFYVPGNSKFKIETDEVLDYVCHLEG; this is encoded by the coding sequence ATGAGTTCAGCTCAGTTTGATCACGTATCTGTGGTAAAAAAATCAAATGTCTACTTTGGTGGCATGTGTATTAGCCACACAGTACAGTTTGAAGATGGAACGAAAAAAACTTTAGGGGTTATTTTACCGACCGAGCAGCCTTTAACGTTTGAAACCCACGTCCCTGAACGTATGGAAATCATTTCGGGTGAATGCCGCGTCAAAATCGCGGACAGCGAAACCAGCGAATTGTTCCGTGCAGGCCAGTCTTTTTATGTGCCGGGCAACAGCAAGTTTAAAATTGAAACGGATGAAGTATTAGATTACGTCTGCCATTTAGAAGGCTAA
- a CDS encoding prepilin peptidase: protein MQDFIQTLIDNPIALYLIVGLFSLCIGSFLNVVILRTPKIMEQQWQQECKLLLHPEQPIIEQSKFTLSHPASSCPKCASPIRWYQNVPVLSWLLLRGKCGNCQNPISARYPFIEVLTAACSLLVVAVFGPGLQMLFGLFLTWALIALTFIDFDTQLLPDRFTLPLAALGLAINSASIYTSPTSAIWGYVIGFLCLWIVYYLFKLLTGKEGMGYGDFKLLAALGAWMGPFMLPLIVLLSSLVGAIIGIILLKVRQENQPFAFGPYIAIAGWIAFLWGEQIMKVYLGG from the coding sequence ATGCAAGATTTTATCCAAACGCTAATCGACAACCCTATAGCACTTTATCTGATCGTCGGATTATTTAGCCTGTGTATTGGCAGCTTTTTAAATGTGGTGATTTTACGTACACCGAAAATAATGGAGCAACAATGGCAACAGGAATGTAAGTTACTGCTGCATCCTGAACAGCCAATCATTGAGCAAAGTAAATTTACTCTGAGCCATCCAGCTTCAAGCTGTCCAAAATGTGCAAGTCCAATTCGCTGGTACCAGAATGTACCAGTATTGAGCTGGTTATTGTTGCGCGGAAAATGTGGTAACTGTCAGAATCCGATTAGTGCACGTTATCCTTTTATTGAAGTCCTGACCGCCGCGTGCTCCCTACTAGTGGTTGCCGTATTCGGCCCCGGCCTGCAGATGCTGTTTGGCTTATTTTTGACCTGGGCACTGATTGCACTGACCTTTATTGATTTTGATACACAACTTTTACCAGATCGCTTTACCTTACCTCTAGCTGCGCTCGGTCTAGCCATCAATAGTGCTTCTATTTACACCTCACCCACTTCTGCCATTTGGGGTTATGTCATCGGCTTTTTATGTCTGTGGATTGTGTATTACCTGTTCAAACTCTTGACGGGTAAGGAAGGCATGGGCTACGGTGATTTCAAACTGCTGGCTGCACTCGGTGCCTGGATGGGGCCATTCATGCTACCGTTGATTGTACTGCTCTCCTCATTGGTCGGTGCAATCATCGGGATCATTTTATTAAAAGTGCGTCAAGAAAATCAGCCTTTTGCCTTTGGTCCTTATATTGCGATTGCAGGCTGGATTGCCTTTTTATGGGGTGAGCAGATCATGAAGGTGTATTTAGGAGGATAA
- a CDS encoding DMT family transporter — MSPRTQGYFFIAITMCIWGGFTIFSRLNTQWQISAWDITALRFGLAFLILMPVLLYKKDTAFLWQKHSVILALIGGVGYCLTAYTAFLYAPAAHAAIFLNGCIPLTTAVAAWILFKQPFDKHTWISLSIMLTALGLMSFLISQSSSHAFGKGDVLLFISAIWWGLFTVLLKQWRLSAWHSMASVAIWSAIIYLPIYLFFIPKHLTEPEPIHLLIQTVFHGIFVVIIATLTYVAAIERLGAFKTGSIVTLAPFIAALLAVPLLGEPLSPAIVCGLVGMGIGALQPWRWLRQDSLTQQLQQQKDQ; from the coding sequence ATGTCACCCCGTACTCAAGGTTATTTCTTTATTGCCATTACCATGTGTATCTGGGGGGGATTTACCATTTTTTCCCGCCTCAATACACAGTGGCAAATTAGTGCTTGGGATATTACTGCACTGCGTTTTGGTTTGGCTTTCCTGATTCTGATGCCGGTTTTGCTGTACAAGAAAGACACCGCGTTTTTGTGGCAAAAACACTCTGTCATTTTGGCGCTGATTGGTGGTGTGGGATATTGCTTGACCGCCTATACGGCATTTTTATATGCGCCAGCCGCACATGCTGCAATTTTCCTGAATGGCTGTATTCCTTTGACGACCGCCGTTGCTGCGTGGATTCTGTTTAAACAACCTTTTGATAAGCATACCTGGATTAGCCTGTCGATTATGCTGACCGCCTTGGGGCTGATGAGTTTTCTGATCTCCCAGAGTAGCAGCCATGCCTTTGGTAAAGGGGATGTATTGCTATTTATCAGTGCGATCTGGTGGGGACTCTTTACGGTTTTACTCAAACAGTGGAGATTATCGGCTTGGCATTCAATGGCCAGTGTTGCCATTTGGTCAGCGATCATCTATTTGCCGATTTATTTGTTCTTTATTCCTAAACATCTGACAGAACCTGAGCCGATTCATTTGCTGATTCAGACTGTGTTCCATGGCATTTTTGTGGTGATTATTGCAACCCTGACCTACGTCGCCGCGATTGAACGCTTAGGCGCTTTTAAAACTGGAAGCATTGTGACCTTGGCACCATTTATTGCTGCGCTGCTTGCTGTCCCATTACTAGGAGAACCCTTAAGTCCAGCGATTGTCTGTGGTCTGGTGGGGATGGGAATAGGCGCGTTGCAACCTTGGCGTTGGCTACGTCAAGATAGCTTGACCCAGCAATTGCAACAGCAAAAAGATCAGTGA
- a CDS encoding type II secretion system F family protein has product MAAKKAQMMPTFTYDGVDRKGLKIKGELPARNMALAKVTLRKQGITINNIREKRKNILEGLMKKKVSTLDITVFTRQLATMMKAGVPLVQGFEIVAEGLENPAMREVVLGIKGEVEGGNTFAGALRKYPQYFDKLFCSLVESGEQSGALETMLDRVAIYKEKSELLKQKIKKAMKYPATVIVVAIIVTIILMVKVVPVFEGLFTSFGADLPAFTKMVVNMSQWMQKYWFLLIIGIGGAVAAFIEAKKRSQKFRDMLDKLALKLPIFGDLVYKAIIARYSRTLATTFAAGVPLIDALESTAGATNNVIYERAVMKIREDVSTGQQLQFAMRASNLFPPMAVQMVAIGEESGALDAMLDKVATHFENEVDNAVDGLTSMMEPLIMAILGVLVGGLVVAMYLPIFQMGSVV; this is encoded by the coding sequence ATGGCAGCGAAAAAAGCACAAATGATGCCGACTTTTACCTATGACGGGGTCGATCGCAAGGGGTTGAAAATCAAGGGAGAGTTGCCTGCACGCAACATGGCACTCGCTAAAGTCACCCTGCGCAAACAAGGCATTACCATCAACAATATTCGAGAAAAACGCAAAAATATTCTCGAAGGATTGATGAAGAAAAAAGTGTCTACGCTGGATATCACCGTATTTACTCGCCAGTTAGCCACCATGATGAAAGCCGGTGTTCCACTGGTACAAGGGTTTGAAATCGTTGCGGAAGGTCTAGAAAATCCAGCCATGCGTGAAGTGGTTTTGGGGATCAAAGGGGAAGTAGAAGGCGGTAACACCTTTGCCGGTGCTTTACGCAAATATCCGCAATATTTTGACAAACTGTTTTGTTCTCTAGTGGAATCAGGCGAACAATCAGGTGCACTTGAGACCATGCTAGATCGCGTCGCGATCTATAAAGAAAAAAGTGAACTGCTCAAACAGAAAATCAAAAAAGCCATGAAATACCCGGCGACCGTTATCGTCGTGGCGATTATTGTCACAATTATTTTGATGGTGAAAGTGGTACCGGTATTTGAAGGCCTATTCACCTCTTTTGGTGCCGATCTCCCGGCTTTTACCAAGATGGTCGTGAATATGTCGCAATGGATGCAGAAATACTGGTTCCTACTCATTATCGGAATTGGTGGTGCAGTGGCTGCATTCATTGAAGCAAAAAAACGCAGTCAGAAATTTCGCGATATGCTTGACAAACTAGCTCTCAAGCTACCGATCTTTGGTGATTTGGTATATAAAGCAATTATTGCCCGTTATAGCCGCACACTGGCTACCACGTTCGCTGCAGGTGTACCACTGATTGATGCTTTGGAATCAACTGCTGGTGCCACCAACAACGTGATTTATGAGCGTGCAGTAATGAAAATCCGTGAGGATGTTTCTACCGGGCAACAATTACAGTTCGCGATGCGTGCCAGCAACTTGTTCCCACCGATGGCCGTACAAATGGTCGCCATTGGTGAAGAATCTGGTGCACTAGATGCCATGTTAGATAAAGTTGCCACACACTTTGAAAATGAAGTGGATAACGCTGTTGATGGCTTAACTTCCATGATGGAACCGTTAATTATGGCCATCTTGGGTGTACTCGTTGGTGGTCTAGTGGTTGCCATGTACCTTCCGATCTTCCAGATGGGTTCTGTGGTGTAA
- the secG gene encoding preprotein translocase subunit SecG, translated as MHTFVLVVHIILAILIIALVLVQHGKGADAGASFGGGGAATVFGASGSGNFLTRLTAILTALFFMTSLTLAVFAKQQTSDAYSLKTVNTTAPAQTASPETSPTAPKTGE; from the coding sequence ATGCATACTTTTGTGCTGGTGGTACATATTATCTTGGCCATTTTGATTATTGCGCTGGTTTTAGTGCAACATGGTAAAGGTGCCGATGCGGGTGCTTCTTTTGGTGGTGGAGGTGCAGCAACTGTGTTTGGTGCGTCAGGTTCAGGTAATTTTTTGACTCGCCTCACCGCTATTTTGACCGCATTGTTTTTTATGACCAGTTTGACTTTAGCGGTCTTTGCCAAGCAGCAAACTTCAGATGCTTATAGTTTGAAAACGGTTAATACCACGGCACCTGCGCAAACTGCATCGCCTGAAACTTCACCAACTGCACCAAAAACTGGCGAATAA
- the ruvX gene encoding Holliday junction resolvase RuvX: MPDLTAPQLIMAFDFGTQKMGMAVGQSTIHSSNPLPLFAMKDGIPNWNHLLKLVKEWQPNLFLVGLPLNMDDTESELSTRARKFARRLHHQTHIETLMVDERLTTREARDELEHYQAQGRGKRLAADSLAAALLIESWYRDPQGLKP, translated from the coding sequence ATGCCTGATTTAACAGCACCACAACTGATCATGGCCTTTGACTTCGGCACACAAAAAATGGGGATGGCTGTGGGTCAGTCCACGATCCACAGTAGCAATCCCCTACCCCTGTTTGCGATGAAAGATGGCATTCCGAACTGGAACCATCTCTTAAAACTGGTCAAGGAATGGCAGCCTAATCTATTTCTGGTCGGTTTACCGTTAAATATGGATGACACTGAATCCGAGCTGTCTACCCGTGCACGCAAGTTCGCCCGCCGACTGCATCATCAGACCCATATTGAAACCCTGATGGTGGATGAACGGTTAACTACCCGTGAGGCGCGGGATGAACTGGAACACTATCAGGCTCAAGGTCGTGGAAAACGTCTGGCGGCTGACAGTCTGGCCGCTGCTCTGTTGATCGAGAGCTGGTATCGTGACCCGCAAGGCTTGAAGCCCTAA
- the rlmB gene encoding 23S rRNA (guanosine(2251)-2'-O)-methyltransferase RlmB yields the protein MAKPEYYYGVHSVESLLELEPERVLTLFTLKGRDDQRLQRILQLAEPFGISVQKASRDSLEKLAGLPFHQGVVAAVRPHPTLNEKDLDQLLEQTSNPLLLALDQVTDPHNLGACIRTAAAMGVQAVIVPRDRSASLTPTARKVAAGGAEKVQFIQVTNLARTLAHLKETTHIRVIGTMLDEKALPLQQCDLTGPVVIVMGAEDTGLRPITQSQCDQTVFIPMSGNLQSLNVSVATGMALYEACRQRQA from the coding sequence ATGGCAAAACCAGAATATTATTATGGCGTTCACTCAGTGGAGTCATTATTAGAGCTTGAGCCGGAACGGGTATTAACTCTCTTTACGTTGAAAGGACGTGATGACCAGCGTTTGCAACGTATTCTGCAACTGGCTGAACCTTTTGGAATCAGCGTGCAGAAAGCCAGTCGAGATAGTCTGGAAAAACTGGCTGGTTTACCTTTTCACCAGGGTGTTGTGGCTGCCGTGCGACCACATCCAACTTTAAATGAAAAAGATCTGGATCAATTACTGGAGCAGACCAGCAATCCATTGTTGTTGGCATTGGACCAAGTGACCGATCCGCATAATCTCGGTGCTTGTATCCGTACGGCGGCTGCCATGGGTGTGCAGGCGGTTATTGTACCGCGTGACCGTTCTGCCAGTCTGACGCCGACTGCACGTAAAGTGGCCGCCGGTGGAGCGGAAAAAGTACAGTTTATTCAGGTGACCAATCTGGCACGTACTTTGGCGCATCTTAAAGAAACCACGCATATTCGCGTAATTGGCACCATGCTGGATGAAAAGGCATTACCCTTGCAACAGTGTGATTTGACCGGGCCTGTGGTGATTGTGATGGGTGCTGAAGATACCGGGTTACGTCCGATTACCCAGTCACAGTGTGATCAGACGGTATTTATCCCGATGTCAGGCAATCTGCAAAGTTTGAATGTCAGCGTAGCGACGGGTATGGCGTTATATGAAGCTTGCCGTCAGCGCCAAGCCTGA